A single region of the Pontibacter kalidii genome encodes:
- the xerD gene encoding site-specific tyrosine recombinase XerD, whose protein sequence is MNWRICSKQFEEYLKLEKSLSRHSVEAYGRDVRKLVEFLDARGLQVSPEDITPAILRDFLEWINELGMTPHSQARTLSGIRAFYKFLIMEDMMQTDPTDTIEAPKLSRKLPDTLAFHEIEELLAAIDLSTPEGTRNRAMLETLYSSGLRVSELLDLRISNLYEDAGFLKISGKGEKERLVPIGRDALKHIKLYREGIRCHLNIKKGHEDILFLNRRGAKMTRVMVFTIIKDLAAKAGIQKTVSPHTFRHSFATHLIEGGADLRAVQEMLGHESITTTEIYTHLDRDYLKQVIKDYHPRS, encoded by the coding sequence GTGAACTGGCGCATCTGCAGCAAGCAATTCGAGGAATACCTGAAACTGGAGAAGTCGCTCTCGCGCCACTCGGTGGAGGCTTACGGGCGCGATGTGCGCAAATTGGTCGAGTTCCTGGATGCGCGCGGGCTGCAGGTATCCCCGGAGGATATAACGCCGGCCATACTTCGTGATTTCCTGGAGTGGATAAACGAGCTGGGCATGACGCCGCACTCGCAGGCCCGTACCCTCTCCGGCATCCGCGCCTTTTACAAGTTCCTCATCATGGAGGACATGATGCAGACCGACCCCACCGACACCATCGAGGCCCCGAAGCTGAGCCGGAAATTGCCCGACACGCTCGCCTTCCATGAGATTGAGGAGTTGCTGGCGGCCATCGACCTCTCCACGCCCGAGGGCACCCGCAACCGCGCTATGCTGGAAACGCTCTATAGCTCCGGCCTCCGCGTCTCGGAGCTGCTGGACCTGCGCATCAGCAATTTGTATGAAGATGCCGGGTTCCTAAAGATTTCCGGTAAAGGAGAGAAAGAGCGCCTGGTGCCGATCGGGCGCGATGCGCTGAAGCACATAAAACTTTACCGCGAGGGCATCCGCTGCCACCTCAACATCAAGAAAGGGCATGAGGATATCCTCTTCCTCAACCGCCGGGGCGCTAAAATGACGCGCGTGATGGTATTCACCATTATCAAAGATTTGGCAGCAAAGGCCGGTATCCAGAAAACGGTGAGCCCCCACACCTTCCGCCACTCCTTTGCCACGCACCTAATTGAGGGCGGTGCCGATCTGCGCGCCGTGCAGGAGATGCTGGGCCACGAGTCCATCACCACCACTGAGATTTACACCCACCTCGACCGCGATTACCTCAAGCAGGTAATTAAGGATTACCACCCACGAAGCTGA
- a CDS encoding VIT1/CCC1 transporter family protein, with the protein MAEPHATNGSGFKEFLPEFVYGGIDGAITTFAVVAGATGANFDIPVVIILGFANLVADGFSMSVGNFFSSKASVDAYDKHKATEYWEIENLRETEVEEIRDIYRKKGFEGELLEQVVGVITSNRDVWVDTMMKEELELSKDRKSPYQTAGMTFFSFLLIGFIPLAAYVFALLFNTSQDNLFLYACLLTGVALSIIGVLKSAVNNKNVLQGVAETLFLGGIAAILAYFAGDFLENLFR; encoded by the coding sequence ATGGCAGAACCACACGCAACCAACGGGTCCGGTTTTAAGGAGTTTCTGCCCGAATTTGTGTACGGTGGCATAGACGGAGCCATTACCACCTTTGCCGTGGTGGCCGGTGCCACAGGTGCCAATTTTGATATTCCGGTGGTCATCATACTTGGTTTTGCCAACCTGGTGGCAGATGGCTTCTCCATGTCGGTAGGCAACTTTTTCTCTTCCAAGGCAAGCGTGGATGCCTACGACAAGCATAAAGCCACAGAGTACTGGGAGATCGAGAACCTGCGGGAGACAGAGGTGGAGGAGATCCGCGACATTTACCGGAAGAAAGGATTTGAGGGGGAGCTGCTGGAGCAGGTGGTGGGCGTGATCACTTCTAACAGGGACGTATGGGTGGATACGATGATGAAGGAGGAACTGGAGCTATCCAAAGACCGCAAATCTCCTTACCAAACGGCCGGCATGACCTTTTTCTCTTTCCTGCTGATAGGGTTCATACCTTTGGCAGCTTATGTTTTTGCCTTGCTCTTTAATACCAGTCAGGACAACCTGTTTCTCTACGCCTGCCTGCTCACGGGCGTGGCGCTAAGTATAATCGGGGTGCTCAAGAGCGCGGTCAACAACAAAAATGTGCTGCAGGGCGTGGCTGAAACACTCTTTCTTGGCGGCATAGCAGCCATCCTAGCCTACTTCGCCGGGGATTTTCTGGAAAACCTGTTCAGGTGA